In the genome of Treponema pedis, one region contains:
- a CDS encoding cation diffusion facilitator family transporter, with protein MNHDERIRLVRIASLTALIGNIIICTAKLVIGIYSGSLSVLGDGIDSATDIAISMMTLFVSFIINIPSDKEHPWGHQRAETMASLILAFIILTAGLQLFIASSKKLIAVFYGEAVMELPHILAVAVTACSIAVKLLLALNQHILGKKAESMMIQANAKNMTNDVVLSVSVLIGLGISYFFRMPVFDAITAILVGLWIIKSGVELFIELNVELMDGNTNKILYKQLFEAVNSVKGVFNPHRARIRRMANLLDIDLDIEVAADISVYEAHKIAEQVTSAVKEKIENVYDIMVHIEPYGVENNEEEGFGLCEKDVIEK; from the coding sequence ATGAACCATGATGAAAGAATAAGGCTTGTAAGAATAGCTTCTCTTACGGCTCTTATCGGTAATATTATTATTTGCACGGCAAAACTTGTTATAGGTATTTATTCCGGAAGCCTGTCCGTTTTGGGCGACGGTATAGATTCCGCAACCGATATTGCAATTTCTATGATGACCTTGTTTGTAAGTTTTATTATTAACATACCTTCAGATAAAGAGCACCCTTGGGGGCATCAACGTGCCGAAACTATGGCTTCTCTTATTTTGGCATTTATAATTTTAACAGCCGGCTTACAGCTTTTTATAGCCTCTTCAAAAAAATTGATTGCAGTATTTTACGGCGAAGCGGTAATGGAGCTGCCTCATATCCTTGCCGTTGCGGTAACGGCCTGTTCAATTGCGGTTAAACTTCTTTTGGCGTTAAATCAACACATACTGGGGAAAAAAGCCGAAAGTATGATGATTCAGGCAAATGCAAAAAATATGACAAACGATGTTGTTTTATCGGTTTCCGTTTTAATCGGCTTAGGAATTTCTTACTTTTTCCGTATGCCCGTTTTTGATGCGATTACCGCTATTTTAGTCGGATTGTGGATTATAAAATCGGGAGTTGAGCTTTTTATAGAGCTTAATGTTGAGCTTATGGACGGGAATACAAATAAAATTTTATATAAACAATTATTTGAAGCGGTAAATTCCGTTAAAGGAGTTTTTAATCCGCACCGTGCAAGAATCCGAAGAATGGCAAATCTTTTGGATATAGATTTGGATATAGAAGTTGCCGCGGACATAAGTGTATATGAAGCTCATAAAATAGCCGAACAGGTTACTTCGGCAGTAAAAGAAAAAATCGAAAATGTATATGACATTATGGTACATATTGAGCCCTACGGAGTTGAAAATAACGAAGAGGAAGGTTTCGGCTTATGCGAAAAAGACGTAATAGAAAAATAA
- a CDS encoding DUF4139 domain-containing protein, with the protein MKKIFFALAASACTLTAAAQNSGFFGEEDIPLKKVTLYSSGVAHYLHEGAVTGEGKLNLSFSPSQINDVLKSLVFMDPAAKELNINYESENTLQKALESLKVNLFSSASIYDILKAQKGAEIEILTPNKITGKILSVDTKNAASEGDFFISLASEKGIRLVSFNDIQSFKFTDEKLNADLNTALNLILNASAKNRKVITVNVWGTGKRTVRLSYIMEAPIWKPSYRIDMGTDSAAFQAWAIVDNSTDLDWKDIKLTLTTGRPVGFKQNLYKPYYTYRPEIPLAIAQTAEAETFSSSMKDMKAPKSSARRLSEEMDMALEQSNASLYDEEYKESYGDSAEYFENRIETDSSVGEMFAFTPTKPITLDRQKSTMIPLSLSSMPAEKFSVFSNIPGTVAVNPKLCISFENTSGLKLPPGPITVFDNGKYVGDALLEFLPEGEKRIIAFGDDIEVEAFKIQKPVYNIEKVKIVEGVLTVLNKTILDSAYTVKNAGKQKKTLVIEHPIRYDFKLLTEENLMEKTANKYRFKVYAEGRNKIQFTVKEEKIEESVYTVYNMSDSEYISIASNADMPEKLRKVFEEIIKEKQKITFAKSEYNNLQSEFKQLSEEQDRVRKNLGAVGSESRQGQEFLDKLLKLENDLDGLKVKIKEANKKLKTEENNFKEYLKKINL; encoded by the coding sequence ATGAAAAAAATTTTTTTTGCACTTGCCGCATCCGCCTGTACTCTTACGGCTGCCGCACAAAATTCGGGGTTTTTCGGGGAAGAGGATATTCCTTTAAAAAAAGTTACGCTTTACTCTTCCGGGGTTGCACACTATTTGCACGAAGGAGCGGTAACGGGAGAGGGAAAGCTTAATTTATCGTTTTCTCCGTCTCAAATAAATGATGTTTTAAAATCGCTTGTGTTTATGGACCCCGCCGCAAAAGAACTGAATATAAATTATGAATCGGAAAACACTTTACAAAAAGCCCTCGAAAGTTTAAAAGTAAACCTTTTTTCATCTGCAAGTATTTACGATATTTTAAAAGCCCAAAAGGGAGCCGAAATCGAAATTCTTACACCGAATAAAATAACGGGTAAAATTTTAAGCGTTGATACTAAAAATGCGGCTTCGGAGGGTGATTTTTTTATTTCGCTTGCTTCGGAAAAAGGCATTCGTCTTGTTTCTTTTAACGATATTCAGTCTTTTAAATTTACCGATGAAAAATTAAATGCGGATTTAAACACAGCTCTTAATTTGATTTTAAACGCCTCGGCGAAAAACCGCAAAGTAATTACCGTAAACGTCTGGGGAACCGGGAAACGTACGGTTCGCTTATCGTATATAATGGAAGCTCCTATTTGGAAGCCCTCTTACCGCATAGATATGGGAACCGATTCGGCTGCTTTTCAGGCATGGGCAATAGTGGATAACTCCACCGATTTGGATTGGAAGGATATTAAACTTACTCTTACGACAGGCCGCCCCGTAGGCTTTAAACAAAATTTATATAAACCGTATTATACTTATCGCCCTGAAATTCCCTTGGCTATTGCGCAAACGGCGGAAGCTGAAACCTTTTCATCGTCAATGAAAGACATGAAAGCTCCGAAAAGTTCGGCACGAAGACTTAGCGAAGAAATGGACATGGCGCTTGAACAGTCGAATGCTTCTTTATATGATGAAGAGTATAAAGAATCTTACGGCGATTCTGCCGAGTATTTTGAAAACCGAATTGAAACCGACAGCAGTGTAGGTGAAATGTTCGCGTTTACTCCGACTAAACCTATAACTTTAGATAGACAAAAAAGCACAATGATTCCTTTATCTCTTTCTTCTATGCCTGCCGAAAAATTTTCGGTATTTTCAAATATACCGGGAACGGTTGCCGTGAATCCTAAACTTTGTATCAGCTTTGAAAATACTTCGGGGTTAAAACTGCCTCCCGGGCCCATTACGGTTTTCGATAACGGAAAATATGTAGGAGATGCGCTTTTGGAATTTTTACCTGAAGGTGAAAAACGTATAATCGCTTTCGGCGATGATATCGAAGTCGAAGCCTTTAAGATACAAAAGCCCGTATATAATATTGAAAAGGTAAAAATTGTAGAAGGCGTTTTAACCGTTTTAAACAAAACGATTTTAGATTCCGCTTATACGGTTAAAAATGCGGGAAAACAAAAAAAGACCTTGGTTATAGAGCATCCTATAAGATACGATTTTAAATTATTAACCGAAGAAAACTTAATGGAAAAAACCGCAAACAAATACCGCTTTAAAGTTTATGCGGAAGGACGGAATAAAATACAATTTACCGTGAAGGAAGAAAAAATTGAAGAATCCGTTTATACCGTTTATAATATGAGCGATTCGGAATATATTTCGATAGCCTCCAATGCCGATATGCCGGAAAAATTGAGAAAGGTTTTTGAAGAGATTATAAAAGAAAAACAAAAAATTACATTTGCAAAAAGCGAATACAATAATTTGCAAAGTGAATTTAAACAGCTTTCCGAAGAGCAGGACCGTGTAAGAAAAAATCTTGGAGCTGTAGGTTCCGAAAGCCGTCAGGGACAAGAATTTTTAGACAAACTTTTAAAACTGGAAAACGATTTGGACGGATTAAAAGTTAAAATCAAAGAAGCGAATAAAAAACTTAAAACGGAGGAAAACAATTTTAAGGAATACTTAAAAAAGATTAACCTGTAA
- a CDS encoding adenylate/guanylate cyclase domain-containing protein has protein sequence MDIKLRYQKEQVSADKVAAALSGLPDERLFHIDVYGLADNLNLSRETALNIFIQGVSDGFFIIDWVYHCPACGGVAHETLFMHEATTENFCPACNKAFSNTLDDNIEVCFSIHPNIKQLPPYIKENYLKKIMEDVTSGNYRTWINPNIIRGIDLIQNNMYRDLMGSDVLISDQSLQIMRAAILFTDIKGSTYMYSKLGDVRAFGLVREHFKILFDVIKEFEGVPVKTIGDAVMGVFVNPQKAVDAALEAQKQLIAKYKGKPENETIEVKIGIHSGPAIVVTLNNRLDYFGTTVNMAARIQNAAKPNEVVISEELFQDSGIKQSISAITQTVQRQRIKFKGIIDESVIYHVRVE, from the coding sequence ATGGACATAAAATTACGCTACCAAAAAGAACAGGTATCGGCAGATAAGGTCGCCGCCGCTTTATCGGGGTTGCCGGATGAACGGCTATTTCATATTGACGTATACGGTTTGGCCGATAATTTGAATTTAAGCAGAGAAACCGCCTTAAATATTTTTATACAGGGCGTAAGCGACGGATTTTTTATCATTGACTGGGTATATCATTGCCCCGCCTGCGGAGGGGTGGCTCACGAAACCTTATTTATGCACGAAGCTACAACGGAGAATTTTTGCCCCGCATGTAATAAAGCCTTTTCCAATACCTTAGATGATAACATTGAAGTTTGCTTTTCCATTCACCCCAATATAAAACAACTGCCGCCTTACATAAAAGAAAATTATTTAAAAAAAATAATGGAAGATGTTACAAGCGGAAATTATCGTACATGGATTAATCCCAATATTATAAGAGGAATTGATTTAATTCAAAATAATATGTATAGGGACCTTATGGGCTCCGATGTTCTCATTTCGGACCAGTCGCTTCAAATTATGAGAGCCGCAATCTTATTTACGGATATTAAGGGTTCGACATATATGTATTCCAAACTCGGAGATGTAAGGGCTTTCGGATTGGTTAGGGAGCATTTTAAAATTCTGTTTGATGTAATTAAGGAATTTGAGGGCGTTCCGGTTAAAACGATAGGAGATGCCGTAATGGGCGTTTTTGTCAATCCTCAAAAGGCTGTCGATGCGGCTCTTGAAGCTCAAAAACAGCTTATAGCCAAATATAAGGGTAAACCTGAAAATGAAACTATAGAGGTAAAAATCGGAATTCACTCAGGCCCTGCAATAGTGGTAACGTTAAACAACAGGCTGGATTACTTCGGTACTACGGTTAATATGGCTGCCCGTATTCAAAATGCCGCAAAACCTAATGAGGTTGTTATTTCCGAAGAGCTTTTTCAAGACAGCGGAATAAAGCAGTCCATTTCCGCAATTACCCAAACTGTCCAAAGACAGCGTATTAAGTTTAAAGGGATAATAGACGAATCGGTTATTTATCACGTTCGAGTAGAATAA
- a CDS encoding LptF/LptG family permease: MGKIQFKNKIIFMYIFKELLLYFAVSFLFFFFIFFVNQILLMAEEILSKKAPVKDVLLLLFYSLPFIIATTAPYAALVGTLMCLGRFSADYEFISMNALGISSSFILIPVCAVGLLISVGSFITNDILIPSGTIKFNEVLYNIASSTPALELESYSIKRNENSVVVTGLIKDKTVHNLLIIDSSQKDVKRYLSAAKTNVEKSNDTAIIMQLEMLNPRLLNLDANDASKFDTVYGESIIYNVLAKDVAPKFISSGGPDKMTSRDLIKDIREKRSNPDTDERYLNIYVMELHRKFAVPFGALFFVLLAVAISRSGKTYDQSIGFIVGLLISVAYWAFLIGGQMLCLEADVNINGAFVMWFPNILLAAVTVILTIRRTFK; the protein is encoded by the coding sequence ATGGGAAAAATTCAGTTTAAAAACAAAATTATTTTTATGTATATCTTTAAAGAACTGCTTTTATATTTTGCAGTTTCTTTTTTATTTTTCTTTTTTATTTTCTTTGTAAACCAAATTCTTTTAATGGCTGAAGAAATCCTTTCAAAAAAAGCCCCCGTTAAAGATGTTTTGCTTTTGCTTTTTTATTCCCTCCCTTTTATAATAGCCACTACAGCCCCTTATGCTGCTCTTGTGGGAACCCTTATGTGTTTAGGCCGCTTTTCCGCGGATTATGAATTTATTTCTATGAATGCCTTAGGCATTTCTTCATCGTTTATTCTTATACCGGTATGCGCCGTAGGTCTTTTAATTTCGGTAGGCTCTTTTATTACAAACGATATATTAATTCCGTCCGGTACTATTAAATTTAATGAAGTGCTTTATAACATAGCTTCTTCAACTCCCGCCCTTGAGCTGGAATCTTATTCAATTAAAAGGAATGAAAATTCGGTAGTAGTTACTGGGTTAATAAAAGATAAGACAGTTCATAATCTTTTAATAATAGATTCAAGCCAAAAAGATGTAAAACGCTACTTATCCGCGGCAAAAACAAATGTCGAAAAGTCCAATGATACTGCAATCATTATGCAGCTTGAAATGCTGAACCCCAGACTGCTTAATTTGGACGCGAACGATGCTTCAAAATTCGATACGGTTTACGGAGAAAGCATTATTTACAATGTGCTTGCAAAAGATGTCGCCCCCAAGTTCATTTCCAGCGGCGGACCGGACAAAATGACATCGCGCGATTTAATAAAAGATATACGCGAAAAAAGGAGTAATCCCGATACCGACGAGCGGTATTTAAATATTTACGTTATGGAATTGCACAGAAAATTTGCAGTTCCTTTCGGAGCATTGTTTTTTGTTTTGCTTGCAGTTGCAATAAGCCGCTCCGGTAAAACTTACGACCAAAGCATAGGCTTTATCGTAGGTCTTTTAATTTCGGTTGCATATTGGGCATTTTTAATAGGCGGACAAATGCTGTGCCTTGAAGCCGATGTAAATATAAACGGGGCTTTCGTAATGTGGTTTCCCAATATTCTTTTGGCGGCGGTTACCGTAATACTTACAATAAGGCGGACATTTAAATGA
- a CDS encoding LptF/LptG family permease has protein sequence MKLIQRYLLQLFIPTFIVAMLFFILLLQLGDLFAHIVEYLQNGAGMTDILKLMALYIPKCISYSVPLAILFAGSYTMGNLYVKNELTSIFSAGISLGKFTLPMLAFGFLLSLGMIFFEDKIVIKYFFEKTKLSNQLLKNEESLNSSDIVILSELGKIVYLADYYNAVEKTLSNVSIVKRDDNGNLSLIIKSPYAVWSENGWKMDTVSVYTFNEKNEAAHTSVFPDNLILSEPPENFQQNLSSVDEMTIENAKIFITNLKKNGLPYYEELSKYYRRFSFPFTIFIVLFFSISLGGKFKKNILLMSILFSLGIATLFYITEMMTMMSAKWEYISPLAGAWTPILIFFIISILLLRTART, from the coding sequence ATGAAACTTATTCAACGCTATCTTTTACAATTATTTATACCCACGTTTATTGTTGCAATGTTGTTTTTTATCCTGCTGCTGCAATTGGGCGACTTATTTGCACACATTGTCGAATATCTGCAAAACGGTGCCGGAATGACGGATATTTTAAAACTGATGGCTTTATACATACCTAAATGTATTTCATACTCGGTACCGCTTGCAATTTTATTTGCAGGTTCTTATACAATGGGTAATCTTTATGTAAAAAACGAACTTACGTCAATTTTTTCCGCAGGTATTTCTCTGGGCAAATTTACCTTACCTATGCTTGCTTTCGGTTTTTTGCTTTCACTCGGAATGATTTTTTTTGAAGATAAAATCGTTATAAAATATTTTTTTGAAAAAACGAAACTTTCAAACCAGCTTTTAAAGAACGAAGAAAGTTTAAATTCTTCGGATATAGTAATTTTATCGGAACTTGGAAAAATAGTTTATCTTGCAGATTATTATAATGCCGTCGAAAAAACTTTATCTAACGTATCCATAGTTAAACGAGATGATAACGGCAATCTTTCATTGATAATAAAATCTCCTTATGCGGTTTGGAGCGAAAACGGTTGGAAAATGGATACGGTATCGGTATACACTTTTAATGAAAAAAACGAAGCGGCACACACTTCCGTATTTCCGGATAATTTAATTTTATCGGAACCGCCTGAAAATTTTCAACAAAACTTAAGCTCCGTAGATGAAATGACTATCGAAAATGCAAAAATATTTATTACAAACCTCAAAAAAAACGGGCTGCCGTATTATGAAGAACTTTCAAAATATTACCGGCGCTTTTCGTTTCCGTTTACTATTTTTATAGTACTGTTTTTTTCAATTTCGCTCGGAGGAAAATTTAAAAAGAATATCTTGCTTATGAGTATTTTATTCAGTTTAGGAATTGCAACTCTTTTTTATATCACCGAAATGATGACAATGATGTCGGCTAAATGGGAATATATTTCTCCGCTGGCGGGAGCATGGACCCCTATTTTAATATTTTTTATAATAAGCATTCTTTTGCTTAGAACCGCACGTACATAA
- a CDS encoding adenylate/guanylate cyclase domain-containing protein yields the protein MISLDNIENLTTAVFSDEVIEIDSSTLQGLKKMPVDIFDNVYLGEVKPDAVILCIDIRGFSNFFCAHDEKTVFSLITSFTSNFLSCVNQFGYKCSYYKLLGDGALVIWDKTDSVTLKEAITVFETYNEFLKEELFAPYPELGLGGALVMEQVYKYEISAETSQLKYRDYVGYGINLVCRLQTLADKSELLLNKNLADLGVFTTEIKNCPERIEDIKRLKGVKKEDRENLYFFTGINPSNSFGI from the coding sequence ATGATTAGCTTAGATAACATTGAAAATTTAACGACGGCGGTATTCAGCGATGAAGTAATTGAAATAGATTCTTCAACTTTACAAGGTTTAAAAAAAATGCCGGTCGATATTTTCGATAATGTATATTTAGGTGAAGTCAAACCCGATGCCGTTATTCTTTGCATTGATATACGCGGCTTCAGCAATTTTTTTTGCGCTCATGATGAAAAAACCGTATTCTCGTTAATTACTTCGTTTACATCAAATTTTTTATCCTGTGTTAATCAGTTCGGATACAAGTGTTCATACTATAAACTTTTAGGCGACGGAGCTTTAGTTATTTGGGATAAAACGGATTCAGTTACTTTAAAAGAAGCTATTACGGTTTTTGAAACCTATAACGAGTTCCTTAAAGAAGAATTGTTCGCTCCGTATCCCGAACTGGGCTTGGGAGGAGCTCTTGTAATGGAGCAGGTTTATAAATATGAAATATCCGCCGAAACTTCGCAATTAAAATATAGAGATTATGTCGGCTACGGAATTAATTTAGTATGCCGTTTGCAAACTCTTGCCGACAAATCGGAGCTGTTATTGAATAAGAATCTTGCCGACCTTGGAGTTTTTACTACGGAAATAAAAAACTGTCCCGAGCGCATTGAAGATATTAAGCGTTTAAAAGGGGTTAAAAAGGAAGACCGCGAGAATCTTTATTTTTTTACGGGGATTAATCCATCCAATTCTTTCGGGATTTAA
- the murJ gene encoding murein biosynthesis integral membrane protein MurJ gives MQNTSNTSSSKSLIKSGSKLSVLVLASRILGLIRQMTMSSFLGTGALADAFTTAFMLPNLFRRLFAENSINVAFIPTFNGYLEEYNSAENKTYAKKEIIEFLNAVFTLVSFATACVVVSGIILAPLIIKYFFKGLADYDSAVFLTRIMFPYLFLISLAAFFQGILNGVKIFTPSGITPILFNLLVISCTYIFAKPFGNPAIAMAYGVLLGGFVQAVFQLPFVLKAGFIFKPVNLKKTFKNNGTKKVLRLIGPTIVGVAAYQINDVVSTSLAAASGLGIASSLQYSLRLQELLLGVFAVSIGTVILPDLSGLAAKKNWQAFQELLLNSIKIIALITIPATFFSLCSGEHLITLIYKSKKFDSASVNLTLGIFKFHIAGLFAIAANRIIAPAFYALNDSKSPTLAGIICFGVNILLAFTLRYGMGGNGLALALTLASFANTVILFIFLHKKRNLNMLNLILQSFKFIFKMIAFSILASLPLYFFGEKIYAPFSGFNKLIAQGLPLFISFIIFTSIGFILLLTTKDKTANVILQKLLKRK, from the coding sequence ATGCAAAACACGTCAAATACAAGTTCAAGTAAATCTTTAATCAAAAGCGGCTCCAAACTTTCCGTATTGGTTTTAGCGTCCCGAATTTTAGGTCTTATACGTCAAATGACTATGTCTTCTTTTTTGGGAACTGGAGCTTTAGCCGATGCATTTACTACGGCATTTATGCTGCCGAATCTTTTTAGAAGACTTTTTGCGGAAAACAGCATAAACGTAGCCTTTATTCCCACTTTTAACGGTTATTTGGAAGAATATAATTCTGCTGAAAATAAAACTTACGCAAAAAAAGAAATTATCGAATTTTTAAATGCCGTTTTTACGCTCGTAAGTTTTGCCACAGCTTGTGTTGTAGTTTCAGGTATTATTTTAGCCCCGCTTATTATAAAATATTTTTTTAAAGGCCTTGCAGATTACGATTCGGCGGTTTTTTTAACCAGAATTATGTTTCCGTATTTATTTTTAATTTCGCTTGCGGCTTTTTTTCAAGGGATTTTAAACGGCGTTAAAATTTTTACGCCTTCGGGAATAACACCTATTCTATTTAACCTGTTGGTTATTTCATGCACATATATTTTTGCAAAACCGTTCGGTAACCCTGCAATTGCAATGGCTTACGGAGTTTTGCTCGGCGGCTTTGTTCAAGCCGTTTTTCAATTACCCTTCGTATTAAAAGCGGGTTTTATTTTTAAACCTGTAAATTTAAAAAAGACTTTTAAAAATAACGGGACAAAAAAAGTTTTGCGCCTGATAGGGCCTACAATAGTAGGCGTTGCGGCTTATCAAATCAACGACGTAGTTTCAACCTCTCTTGCAGCGGCTTCGGGACTCGGAATCGCTTCAAGTTTACAATATTCGCTTAGACTTCAAGAACTGCTATTAGGTGTTTTTGCGGTTTCAATCGGAACGGTAATTTTACCGGACCTTTCGGGACTGGCCGCTAAAAAAAATTGGCAGGCATTTCAAGAGCTGTTACTTAACTCCATAAAAATTATAGCTTTAATTACAATCCCCGCAACATTTTTTTCTCTTTGCTCGGGAGAACATCTTATTACCCTTATTTATAAAAGCAAAAAATTCGATTCGGCTTCGGTAAATTTAACTTTAGGAATATTCAAATTCCACATTGCAGGACTTTTTGCAATTGCCGCAAACAGAATTATAGCACCCGCTTTTTATGCGCTGAACGACTCAAAATCTCCGACATTGGCGGGAATAATTTGTTTCGGAGTAAATATTTTGCTTGCCTTTACTCTGCGGTACGGTATGGGCGGAAACGGTCTTGCTCTTGCCCTGACACTCGCAAGTTTTGCAAATACGGTAATTCTATTTATCTTTCTTCATAAAAAAAGAAATTTAAATATGCTTAATTTAATTTTGCAATCGTTTAAATTTATTTTTAAAATGATTGCTTTTTCAATCCTTGCTTCTTTACCGCTTTATTTTTTCGGAGAAAAAATTTATGCGCCGTTTTCCGGTTTTAATAAACTGATTGCACAAGGGCTTCCTCTTTTTATTTCATTTATTATTTTTACATCAATAGGTTTTATACTTTTACTTACAACAAAAGATAAAACCGCTAATGTAATTTTACAAAAATTGTTAAAAAGAAAATAG
- a CDS encoding sodium/glutamate symporter — protein sequence MVIHMNMYQSLGFAIAWLIVGRFLKSKIEFFQRYCIPAPIVGGFLFALISLICHAAKILDFEFDTTLQTYWMVMFFTSVGYNAGFSILREGGKKVFVFLGVAVVFAVLQNVVAQGIAHLINFNPLLAVMLGSTSFTGGFGTAASFAPIVDPDNTLGALSLAVAVPTFGSIISSVMGGPIGNGLIKKYGLSSMPSNESIRFDKAGNIIKTTKVVKEIQSVKPNFFKRLFFNPMKGIREGMQEVIAVREEVIHQVSPKSEVDNSTTKTEKHLSSEKLLASFMLLVLACGFGIFLTNFFNSVSPKFKFPIYIGAMICAAAIRNLADSTKKFKLNMDEIDALGNISLNMFLAMALVSLKLWQLVSLAIPLLIILSAQVLVMYLYARFVTFNLMGKDYDAAIITAGHVGFGFAATPNAMANMGSICEKYGFSKIAFFVVPIVGSLFIDFFNVMIIGITIGLVK from the coding sequence ATGGTCATTCATATGAATATGTACCAGTCGCTCGGCTTTGCAATCGCTTGGTTGATTGTCGGACGATTTCTAAAGAGTAAAATCGAGTTTTTTCAAAGGTATTGCATTCCTGCCCCGATTGTGGGCGGGTTTTTGTTTGCCCTTATATCTTTGATATGCCATGCGGCAAAAATACTCGATTTCGAATTTGATACAACCCTGCAAACCTACTGGATGGTTATGTTTTTTACATCCGTAGGATACAATGCAGGGTTTTCAATTTTAAGGGAAGGCGGGAAAAAAGTGTTTGTCTTTTTGGGTGTTGCGGTGGTTTTTGCCGTGCTGCAAAATGTTGTCGCTCAGGGGATAGCTCATCTGATAAACTTTAACCCGCTTTTAGCTGTAATGTTGGGTTCAACATCATTTACGGGCGGCTTCGGGACGGCAGCTTCTTTTGCTCCTATTGTTGACCCGGATAACACGTTGGGAGCCTTATCCCTTGCGGTAGCGGTGCCCACCTTCGGTTCCATAATAAGTTCCGTTATGGGAGGGCCTATAGGAAACGGGTTAATAAAGAAATACGGATTATCATCTATGCCTTCCAATGAAAGTATTCGTTTCGATAAAGCCGGAAATATTATTAAAACTACGAAAGTTGTAAAAGAAATTCAATCCGTAAAACCCAATTTTTTTAAACGCTTATTTTTTAATCCGATGAAAGGTATAAGGGAAGGAATGCAGGAGGTTATAGCCGTGCGGGAAGAAGTTATCCATCAAGTTTCACCTAAAAGCGAGGTGGATAATTCCACGACAAAAACCGAAAAGCACTTAAGCAGCGAAAAACTTTTAGCTTCGTTTATGCTTTTAGTTCTTGCCTGCGGCTTCGGAATATTTTTAACGAATTTTTTTAATTCCGTTTCACCGAAGTTTAAATTCCCGATTTATATAGGTGCAATGATTTGTGCCGCCGCTATCCGCAATCTTGCCGATTCCACGAAAAAATTCAAACTGAATATGGACGAAATTGATGCACTCGGAAATATTTCACTGAATATGTTTTTGGCAATGGCTTTAGTTTCTTTAAAATTATGGCAGCTGGTAAGTTTGGCAATACCTCTTTTAATTATTTTAAGCGCGCAAGTTTTGGTAATGTATTTGTATGCAAGATTTGTTACTTTTAATTTAATGGGTAAAGATTATGATGCGGCAATAATTACTGCGGGACACGTAGGTTTCGGCTTTGCGGCAACTCCGAATGCTATGGCAAATATGGGTTCGATTTGCGAAAAATACGGGTTTTCTAAAATTGCTTTTTTTGTTGTCCCTATTGTAGGCTCTCTTTTTATTGATTTTTTTAATGTTATGATAATCGGTATAACTATAGGATTGGTAAAATAA